Proteins from a single region of Lusitaniella coriacea LEGE 07157:
- a CDS encoding EAL domain-containing protein, producing the protein MEPNRQYAPQLPALEETIDPAPLVVDPHLPITDVLNLMSANSTRDGGSAPAKRSSCVLVLENEKLVGILTERDIVRLTASEKSFETTTIADVMTRKIVTLDRAECDDVSAALSLMRDRHIRHLPIIKDGTQLVGLVTADSIRRVLQPANLLKLRQIKDVMSSQVIRAPENSSILRIAQLMSANRVSCVVIVQASERPVGIITERDIVQFQALDLTLKETQAYQVMSAPLFCLHSEDSLWRANEEMQRLKVRRLVIVGSRGELAGIITQTSMLKAMDLKELYGVIDTLCQNLNQQARRLQKINTQLYGEVTKRQEAEEGLRKINEDLEERIAERTAFLEKTNRRLRAEIDRRQAVEIALRESEERYRLMADNATDLIARHTQTGFFLYASPASQPLLGYHPNELIGRSLYEFLHPDDRATFEKTCKILCYEPDSHTLSYRTRAKNGNYIWMESTLQAVQLNDSGIREIVVVSRNITERKQADAELETYKIHLERVVAARTAELTRANQQLEQEVSERCRAEQALFEEKELAQVTLQSIGDAVITTDSLGRVKYLNPVAEELTGWTFAEAEGLPLSKVFKIIDETTRNPEESPVEQVLREGLIVGLTNPTLSLARDGTEYSIDCSAAPIRDRAGAIIGAVLIFHDVTHARTLTKKLTWQACHDALTGLVNRSEFERKTIDAIASAKEREQQHILCYLDLDQFKIVNDTCGHSAGDELLRQLADVLSQKVRTSDVLARLGGDEFGILLYQCPLSRAEKIANMLHQTIQKFCFTWQDKTFKIGSCIGLVEINSDSNDLTEVLSAADAACYAAKDLGRNRVHIYRSNDRELVKQRGERQWIATINQALETDRFVLYAQIIAPVDRLSEREVVRAEILVRMLDDSNDAIPPMAFIPAAERYGLMPAIDRWVIRTFFQRYSNSSWDNCAITAQRDRANCIYAINLSGMSLNDEQFLPFLKEQFDRYRVPPQHICFEITETAAIANLSRAVRVIRQLKGMGCRFALDDFGSGMSSFTYLKTLPVDYLKIDGHFVKNIVSNPIDRAMVDCINRIARVMGIQTVAEYVEDRAILLVLKELGVDYAQGYGIAMPRPLWLNDPKCEKDYIEDARLLSN; encoded by the coding sequence ATGGAACCCAATCGCCAATACGCTCCTCAATTACCCGCACTAGAGGAAACAATCGACCCTGCACCGCTCGTTGTTGACCCCCATTTGCCAATCACAGATGTCCTCAATCTCATGAGCGCAAACAGTACGAGAGACGGTGGAAGCGCGCCCGCCAAACGATCGAGCTGCGTCTTAGTGTTGGAAAATGAGAAGTTAGTGGGTATCTTAACCGAGCGGGATATCGTCCGACTCACCGCCTCAGAAAAGAGCTTTGAGACAACGACTATTGCCGATGTGATGACCCGAAAAATCGTAACGCTCGATCGGGCTGAGTGCGATGATGTTTCTGCGGCTTTGTCCTTGATGCGCGATCGCCACATTCGACATCTCCCCATTATCAAAGATGGTACTCAACTGGTGGGTTTAGTCACGGCAGATAGCATTCGCAGAGTTCTACAACCTGCTAACTTGCTGAAACTGCGCCAAATTAAGGACGTGATGTCAAGCCAGGTCATTCGCGCGCCGGAGAACTCATCTATTTTAAGAATCGCTCAACTGATGAGTGCCAATCGAGTAAGCTGCGTGGTCATTGTCCAAGCTTCCGAACGTCCGGTGGGGATTATTACCGAGCGCGATATCGTTCAGTTCCAGGCACTGGATTTAACGCTTAAAGAAACCCAAGCTTATCAAGTCATGAGCGCTCCATTATTCTGTCTCCACTCAGAAGATTCTCTCTGGCGAGCGAACGAAGAGATGCAACGGTTGAAGGTACGACGTTTGGTCATTGTGGGCAGTCGAGGGGAACTGGCAGGGATTATTACGCAAACCAGTATGCTCAAGGCAATGGATTTAAAAGAGCTGTATGGTGTAATTGACACCCTGTGTCAAAACTTGAATCAGCAAGCTCGCAGATTACAGAAGATTAATACCCAACTCTACGGCGAGGTGACCAAACGCCAAGAAGCAGAAGAAGGGTTGCGCAAAATCAATGAGGACTTAGAGGAGCGTATTGCCGAACGAACGGCTTTCCTCGAAAAAACCAACCGACGGTTGCGTGCGGAAATTGACCGACGACAAGCTGTTGAAATAGCGCTGCGAGAGAGCGAAGAACGCTATCGATTGATGGCAGACAACGCAACGGATTTGATCGCCCGACATACGCAGACGGGTTTCTTTCTTTATGCTTCTCCCGCCAGCCAACCGCTATTGGGGTATCATCCCAATGAGTTAATCGGACGTTCCCTTTACGAGTTTTTGCATCCCGACGATCGCGCGACGTTCGAGAAAACCTGCAAAATTCTTTGCTACGAACCGGATAGCCATACCCTCAGCTATCGAACGCGCGCCAAAAACGGTAACTATATTTGGATGGAAAGTACCTTACAAGCCGTTCAATTAAACGATTCAGGAATTAGAGAAATTGTTGTCGTTTCCCGCAATATTACCGAGCGCAAACAGGCGGATGCAGAATTAGAAACCTATAAAATTCATTTAGAACGAGTTGTTGCCGCTCGAACCGCAGAACTGACTCGTGCCAATCAACAATTGGAGCAGGAAGTTTCAGAACGATGTCGTGCGGAACAGGCTCTTTTTGAAGAGAAAGAATTGGCACAGGTGACCTTACAATCCATTGGTGATGCGGTGATTACTACCGATTCCCTCGGTCGAGTGAAGTACCTCAATCCCGTGGCTGAGGAGTTAACAGGTTGGACATTTGCTGAGGCAGAAGGATTGCCCCTTTCCAAGGTGTTCAAAATTATTGACGAAACCACCCGCAATCCTGAAGAAAGTCCGGTCGAGCAAGTGTTGCGAGAGGGTTTGATTGTTGGTTTGACCAATCCAACATTATCACTCGCGCGGGATGGAACGGAATATTCGATTGATTGTTCCGCTGCACCGATTCGCGATCGCGCGGGAGCCATTATTGGGGCGGTTTTAATCTTCCACGATGTCACCCACGCTCGAACCCTAACCAAAAAATTGACCTGGCAAGCCTGTCACGACGCACTAACCGGATTGGTTAACCGCAGCGAATTCGAGCGAAAAACCATCGACGCGATCGCGAGCGCAAAAGAACGAGAACAACAGCATATCTTGTGTTACCTCGATTTGGATCAATTCAAGATCGTTAACGATACCTGCGGTCACAGTGCGGGGGACGAACTGCTACGCCAGTTAGCGGACGTTCTCTCTCAAAAAGTTCGCACCAGCGACGTTCTCGCCCGTTTGGGAGGGGATGAATTCGGCATTTTGCTCTACCAATGCCCCCTCTCTCGTGCTGAAAAGATTGCTAATATGTTGCATCAAACCATTCAGAAGTTTTGTTTTACCTGGCAGGACAAAACTTTCAAGATCGGGAGTTGTATCGGTTTGGTGGAAATTAATTCCGACAGCAACGATTTGACCGAGGTTCTCAGTGCGGCGGATGCAGCCTGCTATGCGGCTAAGGATTTGGGGCGCAATCGCGTTCACATTTACCGCAGCAACGATCGCGAACTCGTCAAACAACGAGGCGAACGCCAGTGGATTGCCACGATTAATCAAGCGCTAGAAACCGATCGCTTCGTGCTTTACGCTCAAATCATTGCCCCAGTGGATCGACTCTCAGAGAGGGAGGTCGTGCGTGCGGAAATTTTAGTGCGGATGCTCGATGATTCAAACGACGCAATTCCACCAATGGCATTTATTCCGGCGGCGGAACGGTATGGATTAATGCCCGCGATCGATCGTTGGGTGATTCGGACTTTTTTCCAGCGATATAGCAATTCTTCCTGGGATAATTGTGCCATAACCGCGCAGCGCGATCGCGCGAATTGCATTTATGCGATCAACCTGTCTGGTATGAGTTTGAATGACGAACAATTTTTGCCCTTTCTCAAAGAGCAGTTTGACCGCTATCGAGTCCCTCCTCAGCATATCTGTTTTGAAATCACCGAAACTGCCGCGATCGCGAATCTCAGCCGAGCAGTTCGCGTCATCCGACAACTTAAGGGCATGGGATGTCGCTTTGCCTTAGATGATTTTGGAAGTGGCATGAGTTCTTTTACTTATTTAAAAACACTGCCCGTGGATTACCTGAAAATTGACGGACATTTTGTTAAAAATATTGTCAGCAATCCGATCGATCGCGCGATGGTGGACTGTATTAACCGCATTGCCCGCGTGATGGGCATTCAAACCGTTGCTGAGTATGTCGAGGATCGCGCGATTCTCCTCGTCTTGAAAGAGTTAGGCGTAGACTACGCCCAAGGTTATGGCATTGCAATGCCTCGACCTCTGTGGCTTAACGATCCGAAGTGCGAAAAAGATTACATTGAGGATGCACGCTTATTAAGTAATTAA
- a CDS encoding C13 family peptidase, translated as MSVLSLRHSTGLYIIAPRPRIPMHLSPLKTATLFILLVLGTGCESRTASLPSSSSPTVSQASPAVTPSPTPDPQTFNRAMDAAMSAATIAQSAISPEDWQMVARQWERAIALLKSLSPSHPKKALAQRKIDEYRRNLTIAQQRVKGQVFAAQNPSQTSSPASRLNFLVFAGGGAPHYNEIALEKNVLYFQRTLANLGEIRDRAAIFFANGNDGQASIRYLNSQRQERFKVPNIPHLRGAATIQNFQNWIETVIQQRDSRPIFFYFTGHGYKNEKNIDNNALIFWNEEYLSVQQFARQLERLPQKNPVVTVMAQCYSGSFANFIYEQGNPNLSVALQTRCGFFATIKTQPSVGCTAEVNEADYRDYSSSFFAGLSGISRTGETVPSADYNKDGKVSYAEAHSFAKIDEHTTDLPVSTSEVWLQRQRSEAQKAQLLQKPIAQFLQTARPEQQYVVNSLVQKFGFNPAQSFTENSRQLNLSNKVEKAYLTRLKMELLNIGIEEQIRSGGNFATIAILNRLIECEGESWKK; from the coding sequence TTGTCAGTCCTCTCTCTCAGGCATTCAACCGGACTTTATATTATTGCACCTCGCCCAAGAATTCCCATGCACCTTTCCCCTTTGAAGACAGCGACGCTATTTATCTTACTGGTCTTGGGAACGGGATGCGAGTCGCGCACTGCATCTCTCCCCTCCTCCTCCTCTCCAACTGTTTCCCAGGCGAGTCCAGCCGTTACTCCTTCTCCAACTCCCGACCCCCAAACTTTCAATCGCGCGATGGATGCAGCAATGAGTGCCGCAACAATCGCACAATCGGCAATTTCCCCGGAAGATTGGCAAATGGTTGCCCGACAGTGGGAACGCGCGATCGCGCTGTTGAAATCCCTCTCCCCCTCTCACCCCAAAAAAGCCCTCGCCCAACGAAAAATCGACGAATATCGACGAAACTTAACCATTGCACAGCAGCGCGTTAAGGGACAAGTTTTTGCCGCGCAGAATCCTTCGCAAACATCTTCCCCCGCATCCCGGTTAAACTTCCTCGTTTTCGCCGGAGGTGGCGCACCCCACTACAACGAAATTGCCTTAGAAAAAAATGTCCTCTACTTCCAACGCACCCTTGCAAATTTAGGAGAAATACGCGATCGCGCGGCGATTTTTTTTGCCAATGGCAACGACGGACAAGCCTCCATTCGCTACCTCAATTCCCAACGGCAAGAACGCTTCAAAGTTCCCAACATTCCTCACCTTCGAGGTGCCGCAACGATCCAAAATTTCCAAAATTGGATCGAGACAGTCATTCAACAGCGCGATTCTCGTCCCATTTTCTTCTACTTCACCGGACACGGCTATAAAAACGAGAAAAATATCGATAATAATGCCCTCATCTTCTGGAATGAAGAATATCTCAGCGTTCAACAATTCGCGCGACAATTGGAACGATTGCCGCAGAAAAACCCCGTCGTTACGGTAATGGCACAATGCTATTCGGGTTCTTTTGCCAACTTTATCTACGAACAAGGCAATCCCAACCTCTCCGTTGCCCTCCAAACGCGCTGCGGCTTCTTTGCAACCATCAAAACGCAACCTTCTGTCGGGTGTACCGCAGAGGTCAACGAAGCGGATTATCGAGACTACAGTTCCAGTTTTTTTGCAGGATTGAGCGGTATCAGTCGCACCGGAGAAACCGTCCCTTCCGCCGACTATAACAAGGATGGCAAAGTGTCCTACGCCGAAGCCCACAGCTTTGCGAAAATTGACGAACACACCACCGATTTACCCGTTTCCACCTCTGAGGTATGGTTGCAACGTCAGAGAAGCGAGGCACAAAAAGCACAACTTCTGCAAAAACCGATCGCGCAATTCCTACAAACCGCACGTCCCGAACAACAGTATGTCGTCAATTCTCTCGTGCAAAAGTTTGGCTTTAATCCCGCCCAATCCTTTACAGAAAACTCGCGCCAGCTTAACCTTTCCAATAAAGTTGAAAAAGCCTATTTAACGCGATTGAAAATGGAGTTACTCAATATTGGCATCGAAGAGCAAATTCGTTCTGGGGGAAATTTCGCCACAATTGCCATCCTCAATCGTTTAATTGAATGCGAAGGCGAATCTTGGAAAAAATAA
- a CDS encoding phycobilisome linker polypeptide, with protein MLGQSVINGRSSSPSNNRVFVYEVTGLKQNEQTDSNGYPVRNSSSTFVSVPYNRMNETMQKITRMGGTIVNIKPLGASSPQKDEG; from the coding sequence ATGTTAGGTCAATCTGTGATTAACGGTCGATCGAGTTCGCCCTCAAACAATCGTGTTTTTGTTTATGAGGTCACCGGACTGAAGCAAAACGAGCAAACCGATAGCAACGGCTATCCCGTCCGCAACAGCAGCAGTACCTTTGTTTCTGTTCCTTACAATCGCATGAACGAAACCATGCAAAAGATAACCCGGATGGGAGGAACGATCGTCAATATCAAACCCCTTGGCGCATCTTCCCCGCAAAAGGATGAAGGGTAA
- the hpsO gene encoding hormogonium polysaccharide biosynthesis glycosyltransferase HpsO, producing the protein MRILVASHTYIVDLNCEKLRALAHLEPDIEVTVVVPKRWRPGGVQNKIIETRAWSDGNFRVVPISNFSENNQALLTFGADIIPLLREFRPHIIHVEQGAKSLAYAQLITLNRLLGLKAKNIFFTWWNLPYESKFPLSVLESYNLRNTDGAIAGNQDGVEVLRDRGYRNVTTVLPQLGVDEHLFAPRLQPELATELGIEADECVIGFVGRFVEEKGLLTLVDALARLKDKRWKLLLLGRGVLKGTLEEKLTESGLRDRAIWKESVPHDEVARYINLMNVLVLPSETTYKFKTLSAAGWKEQFGHVLIEAMACGIPVIGSDSGEIPHVIGEAGLVFPEKDAAAFAECLAKTIEQPELREKLGHLGYERAMKRYTNKALAQQQLAFYRQL; encoded by the coding sequence ATGAGAATTTTGGTTGCAAGTCATACCTATATTGTTGACCTGAACTGCGAGAAATTGCGCGCTCTCGCTCATTTGGAACCGGATATTGAAGTTACTGTTGTCGTACCGAAACGTTGGCGACCGGGGGGCGTACAAAATAAAATTATTGAAACGCGAGCTTGGAGTGATGGTAATTTTCGCGTGGTTCCGATTTCCAATTTCAGCGAAAACAATCAAGCACTGCTGACCTTTGGCGCGGATATTATTCCCTTACTCCGCGAGTTTCGTCCTCACATCATTCATGTGGAACAGGGAGCAAAATCCCTTGCTTACGCACAATTGATTACGCTCAATCGTCTCTTGGGACTGAAGGCGAAGAATATCTTTTTTACTTGGTGGAATTTACCCTACGAATCGAAATTCCCGCTTTCTGTTTTGGAGAGTTACAATTTGCGCAATACCGATGGTGCGATTGCGGGAAATCAGGATGGGGTTGAGGTGCTGCGCGATCGCGGATATCGTAATGTTACGACCGTTCTGCCGCAATTGGGAGTAGACGAACACTTATTTGCACCGCGCCTGCAACCGGAACTCGCAACAGAATTGGGGATTGAAGCGGATGAATGCGTTATCGGGTTTGTGGGGCGATTTGTCGAGGAAAAGGGCTTGTTGACGCTGGTAGATGCGCTGGCAAGGTTGAAGGACAAGCGATGGAAATTGCTGCTTCTGGGACGGGGTGTATTGAAGGGAACCCTAGAAGAGAAGTTAACAGAATCGGGTCTGCGCGATCGCGCGATTTGGAAAGAAAGCGTTCCCCACGACGAAGTAGCGCGCTATATCAACCTCATGAACGTTCTGGTTCTCCCCTCAGAAACGACCTATAAGTTTAAAACCCTAAGCGCAGCAGGATGGAAAGAACAGTTCGGTCACGTTCTCATTGAAGCGATGGCGTGCGGAATTCCGGTTATTGGTTCGGATTCTGGGGAAATTCCCCACGTGATTGGCGAGGCGGGATTGGTCTTCCCAGAAAAGGATGCTGCCGCCTTTGCCGAATGTTTGGCAAAAACGATCGAACAGCCGGAATTACGGGAAAAGCTGGGTCATTTGGGCTACGAACGGGCAATGAAGCGCTATACCAACAAGGCTTTAGCCCAACAGCAGTTGGCGTTTTATCGTCAGTTATAG
- a CDS encoding ribonuclease D, with product MDYLTDSRDIRDAIARYCQRPILWIDTEIADFRSKTPKLSLIQVLDDSTDFKGDRASVFDVLECPECAIEFIERIAVNPAIEKVFHNAKYDLKFLGDKNAQNITCTLEIAKKIPYYLAPVPNHTLKTLAEHLCKFPNVDKSEQSSDWGKRPLTPQQLYYARMDVVYLAQVHLRLLQLQQMAQTDPATEDINALILRYRRIEQQWKCLDSEMSHLKERLKVAMHQQQVPEQGGFKVSTHTKTTKKVAFGELAQLAQTLDLDLDLSITLNKSLQKELGDVMEKLAIEEQVSTISQLKVAPQQDDDVPF from the coding sequence ATGGATTATTTAACCGACAGCCGCGATATTCGCGACGCGATCGCGCGCTACTGCCAACGCCCCATCCTTTGGATAGACACAGAAATTGCCGATTTTCGCAGTAAAACCCCAAAACTCTCCCTAATTCAAGTTCTCGATGACTCTACGGACTTCAAAGGCGATCGCGCGTCTGTTTTTGATGTATTAGAATGTCCCGAATGCGCGATCGAATTCATCGAACGCATTGCCGTCAATCCAGCCATTGAAAAAGTCTTTCACAACGCCAAATACGACCTTAAATTTTTAGGAGATAAAAACGCCCAAAATATTACCTGTACCCTCGAAATTGCCAAGAAAATTCCCTACTACCTTGCACCCGTTCCCAACCATACCCTCAAAACCCTCGCAGAACATCTTTGCAAATTTCCCAACGTCGATAAAAGCGAGCAAAGTAGCGATTGGGGAAAGCGTCCGTTAACCCCCCAACAACTCTACTACGCAAGGATGGATGTGGTTTATCTCGCTCAAGTTCACCTTCGCCTGCTGCAACTCCAACAGATGGCACAAACCGATCCCGCGACGGAAGATATCAATGCATTGATCCTTCGCTATCGTCGCATCGAACAGCAGTGGAAATGCCTCGATTCGGAAATGAGTCACCTGAAAGAACGGTTGAAAGTGGCAATGCACCAGCAACAGGTGCCAGAACAAGGGGGTTTTAAAGTTTCAACCCATACCAAAACCACCAAAAAAGTAGCCTTTGGCGAACTGGCCCAACTTGCTCAAACTCTCGATCTCGATTTAGACTTATCCATAACCCTCAATAAGTCTCTACAAAAGGAATTGGGGGATGTCATGGAAAAACTCGCGATCGAAGAGCAGGTTAGCACGATTTCTCAACTCAAAGTTGCCCCGCAACAGGATGATGATGTGCCGTTTTAG
- a CDS encoding gamma-glutamylcyclotransferase — MQPSPPDKPKLSTDELVTPPPSKHHWQPSQPDEPKFYYFAYGSCMCPVDLKRSLGENVCPYIIGPALLSGYRLGFYRKSIRRDCGVLDIVPDRARSVHGVLYHLPLRLSEPLDLREEVPNNGYRHETITVQRDRMQYRNVRTYVVVDKLNREVAPNDWYFNVVLRGAVTCGLPEHYCWQLFDWMYKLQQA, encoded by the coding sequence ATTCAACCTTCTCCCCCAGATAAGCCAAAACTCTCTACTGACGAGCTAGTTACACCGCCTCCCTCCAAGCATCATTGGCAGCCTTCGCAACCCGACGAGCCAAAGTTTTACTATTTTGCTTACGGTTCTTGTATGTGTCCGGTGGATTTAAAGCGATCGCTGGGTGAAAACGTTTGCCCTTATATTATTGGCCCTGCGCTGCTTTCTGGCTATCGTTTGGGATTTTATCGCAAATCGATCCGTCGTGATTGCGGCGTTCTCGATATCGTACCCGATCGCGCGCGATCGGTGCATGGCGTTCTCTACCACTTGCCACTGCGATTGAGCGAACCTTTGGATTTGCGCGAAGAAGTTCCCAACAATGGCTATCGACACGAAACCATCACCGTACAGCGCGACAGAATGCAGTATCGCAACGTTCGGACTTATGTGGTGGTGGATAAGCTCAATCGCGAAGTTGCGCCCAATGACTGGTATTTTAATGTCGTGCTTCGGGGTGCAGTCACCTGCGGATTGCCAGAACACTACTGTTGGCAACTGTTCGATTGGATGTATAAACTGCAACAAGCTTAA
- a CDS encoding DUF1822 family protein translates to MPKFIITENCQTMNGTLNSKNPVKLMNNISCNVSLSLEAHARAKRFQRYHTNPQKAKQVYLNTLAVYAVDNYLQCQGFETDWVASDSTNPVFQALMDIADLKVKDCGKIECRPVLPNSDKLYVPPEVWAEIGDERRGYVAVQFTESLREATLLGFVDKVEAEELSLSELQSIEQLSKSLNQYRELAPESTTVNLGKWFQEVFAKGWQSVNSLFEQERQELAFRDRRLNSALRGNLQLLRENAVLKKDLKSSEPIPVRGIKLLDVGMELEHESVAMLVGIAQEKEEKMGVRVRLLPTEERSYLPQDIKLSLLSSSNDILQESQARDRDNMIQLKRFTCPMGESFSVRVSLGECTLTENFAIDPISFEKNE, encoded by the coding sequence ATGCCAAAGTTTATCATCACAGAAAATTGTCAAACAATGAACGGTACGCTCAACTCCAAAAACCCAGTCAAACTCATGAACAATATTTCTTGTAACGTCTCGCTCTCTCTAGAGGCTCATGCTCGAGCCAAGCGGTTTCAACGCTATCACACCAATCCGCAAAAAGCCAAGCAGGTTTATCTCAATACTTTGGCTGTCTATGCAGTCGATAATTATCTGCAATGCCAAGGATTTGAGACAGATTGGGTGGCAAGCGACAGCACAAATCCTGTCTTTCAAGCTTTGATGGATATTGCTGATTTGAAGGTCAAAGATTGTGGGAAAATTGAATGCAGACCTGTTCTTCCTAACTCGGATAAACTTTATGTTCCCCCTGAAGTTTGGGCAGAAATTGGAGATGAGCGACGAGGGTATGTTGCAGTTCAGTTCACAGAATCTTTACGAGAAGCAACGCTGTTAGGATTTGTTGACAAGGTGGAAGCAGAAGAACTTTCCCTGAGTGAATTACAATCCATCGAACAGCTTTCCAAATCCTTAAACCAATATAGAGAACTCGCTCCAGAATCAACAACCGTCAACTTAGGAAAATGGTTTCAAGAGGTGTTTGCAAAGGGGTGGCAATCTGTTAACTCTCTATTTGAACAAGAAAGACAAGAATTGGCGTTTCGAGACAGGCGATTAAATTCTGCCTTACGAGGTAACTTACAATTACTTAGAGAGAACGCTGTTTTGAAAAAAGATTTAAAGTCAAGCGAACCAATACCCGTTCGAGGAATAAAATTACTCGATGTTGGGATGGAATTAGAACATGAATCAGTAGCAATGTTAGTAGGTATTGCGCAAGAAAAAGAAGAAAAAATGGGAGTCCGCGTCAGACTTTTGCCAACGGAGGAGCGATCTTATTTACCACAAGATATTAAACTTTCACTGCTTTCTTCTTCTAACGATATTCTCCAGGAATCCCAGGCGCGCGATCGCGATAATATGATTCAACTGAAACGATTCACCTGTCCGATGGGAGAAAGCTTTAGCGTTCGAGTCTCTTTGGGTGAATGTACTTTAACGGAAAATTTCGCGATCGATCCGATTTCTTTTGAAAAGAATGAGTAA